The Mycobacterium seoulense genomic interval ACCAACTCGATGCTTTCGCCGCCGCCGTGCTACGGGGGGAGCCGGTGAAGACGACGCCGGAGGCCGCGGTGGACAATATGACCGTCATCGACGCGATCTATCGCGCCGCCGGACTTCCGCTTCGGCAGCCGGCCCCGTAACCTCGCGAAGTCACCGAATTGGAGCCTTAGGGTGGCTCCGTGGTCATCAGGTGGCGAAGTGCGCCTGGTCAACGTGCGCCGCCACTCGCAGGGCGTTGGCGGCGATCGTCAAGCTTGGATTCAAGCCGGCGCTGGAAGGGAAGAACGAGCTATCCACGACGTATAGGTTTTCGACTTCGTGCGCCCTGTTGTGCCGGTCCAGCACGCTGGATGCGGGATCGTCACCAAAGCGGCATGTGCCGCAGACGTGGGCCACGGCTTTGTTGTCTTCGGCGCCCCGCAGCGTGATTTTGCGGAACGGCTCTAGCACTTCTTTCAACTGTCTCAAAAACACTGCGCGGCGGTCGATCTCATTGGGGTGAAGGCGATACTGGAGGCGCAGGCGCTGGCGACCGTCCACATCCGGCCGATCGGATTGCAAGACGCGGTTGTCCAGGTAGGGCAAGTCTTCCATGATGGCCGCAAGCACCAGTCCACCGTTGAAGAACCGCTCATAACCCCGGCGCACCACTGGATTCATCAGGCGCAATGCCCTCGCCCGCCACCCGGGAGTGCTGGTCATGATTTCCAGGGGTGGCATCGAGCCGAATGACTGCACGGTGCCGTATTTTTGGCCCTCCCAGAAATAGAAATCGTTCAGCCCGATCTCTTTGTTGGCGCCCATCATCCTGACGTCGGGCTGCGGCCAGATTTCGACCATGTCAACAAGATGACGCATCAGGTTGCGGCCCACCAAATCTGAGCCGTTGGCCAAGCCGCGCGGCCAATCTGCCGAACGGGAATTGAGCAACAGCACGGGCGTCACCAGCGCGCCGGCGGCCAGCACCACCACCTCGGCCTTCAACGCCAAGGTCCCGGACGGACTCTCGCAAATCACTTGAGTGACTTTGGTGCGGTCTGCTTCCAGGCGCACGACCCGACATTCGGGCAACAGGTGGGCTCCGTGGTCGGTGACGGCCGGCAGCACGCAATTGCGGCCGGCGTCGTTCTTGCACGACTGGCTGCAGAGGTAGCTCTGGCAGGTGGAACATTCTTCGGTGTAATCACAGGCCATCGGCAGGTGATAGGGATGCAAACCGCGACCCGCCAGATAGTCGACCAGAGGCTGGTTCTCTGCCGAAAACGGCGGTGCGGCAGGCAGACCCGCGTCGGCGGCCTCCGGGCGCAGTGGGTCGGGCTCGCCACGAACCCCGAGCAGCTTTTCGGCCGCGGCATACCAGGGCCGCATCTCGTCGTAGGTGACCGGCCAGGCCTCCGGCACGGTGGAATCGCCCGGGTTGCGGAAATGCTGGCGGGGAGCGAAGTCCCGAGCGAAAAATCGCTCGCAGACCATGCCATAGAGGGATGACGACCCCCCCGTCCCGCTGCCCAAAAAGGGCACAAATCGCCGCGGCGACCGGGCGCTGATATCTTCGACCTCGTCCGTTGAGCGGCCGGACCGGGTCAAGGCGGCGTAGTACGTCTCCGCAGAACGGCAGGCCACGCGCTCGGCGACTTCGGGCATCGAAGCTCGAATCGTCCCTGGTGCCCCCGGCAGGGTCGAGCGTCCCTTTTCGACGAACAGCACCCTTCGCCCCGAGCGGGCTAATGAGTAGCCCAGGGTCCCGCCGCCCATGCCGGTACCGACGACGATGACGTCCCACACGCCGCGTTCCGCCTCCCGTGCGGTCAGCTCCCCGTCGGCCAAATCGACTTCCTCAGCGGATGATTGCCTGAACTGTTGCCCGGTCTGGGCGAATCACGACAGTATCATCTGGCAGGAGCGCACACGCTGAAGTTTCCCGTCGACTGATTCGTGACCGGCTGGCGAGGACCGAGGCGAGCGCCCCCGGACGATGGCCGCAGGGTTACATCCAGACCTGTTTTGCAAACCTCCATGCGACGTCCGCGGGACTGCGCAACACTGGACGGGCAATCGGGGATGAGGTTGGAGTCGCATGAAACTGAGCCAAGTGTTCGATCCGCGCATGAATGCCCTCAATGTGTGGCGACTTGTGATGGCCAGTGCCGTCGTACTACAGCACTCCTGGCCGCTGACCGGCCACACGGCTCCTGGTTTACACGGCCTCTATGACGTAGCAGTCGACGGCTTCTTCGTCCTCTCGGGGTTTCTCATCACGGCGAGTTGGCACCGCAACCCGCGCCCTCGCGAGTACTTCGCCGCGCGCGCCCTGCGTATCTTTCCGGGATTGTGGGTCTGCCTGATTGTCGTCGCCTTCGTCATCGCCCCGATCGGAGTGGCCATTCAGGGCGGGTCGCCGAAGAAATTACTAATGTCGGCTGCGCCAATCGAATACGTGCTGAACAACGCGGTACTGAACGTGTACCACGGCAGTATCGCAGGGACGCCGAACGGAGTCCCCTGGCCCCATGTGTGGGATGGGACGCTCTGGACGCTGATATTCGAGCTGTTCTGCTACATCGGAGTCGCCGGTGCCGGCGTTGTAGGGCTGCTAGGGCGCCGTTGGGCCGTTCCTCTCGCGTTCGTACTGGCGGTGTCATTGGCCGCGGTGGTGTCCTACCCGGGCTTCGCGGTGCAAACCATCCCGCAGATGATTGGACGCTTCGCGGTAATGTTCCTGGCCGGAATGCTCATACACCAGTTCCGCGAGGTGTTGCCCGCTCGATGGTCGCTCGTAATTGTCTGCTTGGTTATCGCCATTGGTTCCGCCTTGCTCAGCACCAACTATCGGGTGATCGGGGCCATTCCGTTGGCGTACGGGGTTATCGTTTCAGGCGCACTGATCCATAATCCGCGCCTCAGGCTACGGACCGATCTTTCGTATGGCATCTACATCTACGGGTGGCCGGTGCAGCAGTTCCTGGTCATGTGCGGGCTCAGCTTTTTGAATCCGTTCGTGTTCTTCGCCGTTGCCGGTGCCGCGACCCTGCCTCTCGCCGCATTGAGCTGGTTTGGGGTCGAGAAGCGGGCGATGGCGTTGAAGTCCCGGTTCACCCGGAAACGCCATGGTTTGCCCGCAGCCACCGTTCAGCAGGAGGCAACCTCCGGGTAGGCGTGGGCCCGCTGTAAGCGGTCCGGCCGGCCGCATTTTGGCCGGGCGATTGAACGCTCTGGGTTCCTGCGCGCGCGGCGACGTTCGGGGCGTCAGCCGCCCATGGTCAGATGAATCGCCAGGTCAGGGGCGGCGGGGTAAATCGCCGGCCATCGCCGTCTAGCCCAACTGATGTTGATGCGTTTGTTCCCGCGAGCGACCGTTATTCGACGGATCTGAAATCGCAGCCGGGACGGGTGGCTTGCTGACCCAATCCGCGATCTCGTCGACGAATGCATGCTTCTTCTGCAGGAGGATTTGGTACTGGGCGTGCAGAACCTTGTATTCGCCCGCGTGGTATTTCAGAAATTGATTGATCGCCCATGCGGTATTCGCCCGGGCTCGAGGATAGGCCGGCCACATAACGTCATCGAATATTATGACCCCGCCTTGTTTGAGCAAACGCCAGGAATTAAGGCAGTCGACGATTGCATCATCGGAGAAGTGGGATCCATCCACATAGATGACGTCGAATTCTTGTTTCTCGGCCAGCAATTGCGGCAACATATTCAGCGACGATCCCTTGCGCTTCGTTACGCGCGTTGCACCCGAGGAAACGTTGCTGTCAAACCTGGCTTCCAGGTCCCGCAAGTCCGGGGTCGCGTTGTAATGCCATTCGTCACTACCTGCCCAGGTATCGACCGCGGTTAACGTGCCGCGCGAGAAGTACGTCAGGAAGAACAGGCTTGAGCGCCCTTCCCACGACCCTATCTCGAGGATGCGTACCGGGTCTGCGCGATCGAAAACCTTCGGAAAGGTGACACACCACGGCACGATGTTCATATCGAACCAGCGCTCTTGAAATTGCCCTTGCGCTGCTTTTTCCTCAAATTCCGCGGTGACCGCAGCAATGTGCTTGGCGGTCCGCGACGGAACTCCCCGCTTGACTAGGCGATAGCGCACAGCGTCGGTGATATAGTGCCGAGCCACGGAAGGACGCATCGCCCCAAGCCAACAAAAAAATAGGATGGTGAGGGTTCTGGGCGTCCACCGAACTTTCGGTTTGCTCGTCAGGCTGGTCATGGTGTCCTTGGTCGTGTCTGCAAAGGTCGGTGCGATCTTGTCTCGCGGCTCGAATTGTCGGTCTCAACAGTACCGTTCGGCGAGATCGTTGGTCGGCGTCGTTGGATCCTAACAGGCCGCTATCCGGCAGCGCGGCGGTTTGGGTCTCCACCGCAAACAGTCAGGCACGATGCCTCGAACGGGCGTAGTCCTCTACTAGGTCAGCAGCCTTCGCGACGGAGTCGGCGGGTGTGGTCATCCGGCCGGCGAGTTCGCGGGCGCGGGTCGCGTATTCGGGGTCAAGGATTCGGCGCAGGTCAGCGACGAGGGATTCGCGCGTTGTATTCGAAAAGCGCCGGGACGTTCCCACCTTCAGCCGTTTGACCCGGGCTCCCCAGAGCATCTGATTGACGTCCATCGACAGGATCAGGGTGGGAACCCCGGCCCGCATGCTCGCGGCCGTGGTGCCCGAGCCGCCGTGATGGACCACGGCTCGGCAGGCGGGAAAGACCGCGGCGTAGTTAACGGCGCCGACCACCTTGACGTGGTCACCATGCGGGACGTCACTGAAGTCACTCCAACCCGCGCAGATCAACGCACGCTCGCCCAGCTCCGCGCAGGCGGAGCTGATCATCTCGATCGCGTCGGCGGGGGATTCCACCGGCATGCTGCCGAACCCGAAGCAAATGGGAGGGGTGCCCGCGGCGATCCAGGATGCGACTTCCCCGTCGGCCTCGGTGGTCATTGCCATTGTCAGGGCACCAACAAACGGACGTTGGCCGTCCCATTTGGCCCATTCCGCGGCCAGCCCAGGAAAGCACGCCTCGTCGTAGGCCTGAATTTCCAGCGCTCCGCTTCGGGCAAACCGCCGCGCCGCGGGGCTGTTCGCTTTCGGTAACCCGAGTTCACGGCGCTGGGCACGCTCGACTTTCCTGTTCAGGAGCCAGCCCAGCCAGTCGAAGGCCGTCATTGCCAGCCGCGAAAGCGGCGCCGGCAGGATGGGTAACAGCTGGCTGTTCGCGCGTACCGGGACGTGATGCAGCGTGGCTAACGGGATGTTCAGGTATTCCGCGACGTTGACCGCGGCCTCCTGGTAGCTGAGGCCGACGAACAGCAGGTCGGCTCCGTCCGCCACCGATGTCAGCGTCTTGCTCATCTGGGTCCAGGACTCGTCGCTCAGCTCCCACATTTCGTGCCAGAGCTTCCGAAGGTCTCTGATCTTCCAGAAGGCCCCGAAGAAAGACGTCCAGAAGTTGCGATACACGTCCACCCACGTTCGCGTGTCCAGGCCGTAGGCGACTGCCGAAACGCCTGCCGCCTCGACAAAACCGACCGAGTCGGGTGGCACAGCCATCCGGACGTCGTGCCCTCTGCGCGCCAGTTCACGGGCGACCACCAAGGACGGCTCGATGTCGCCTCGGGTCCCGTAACTCGCCAGCACAAATCTCATCGCTAACCCCAACCAACCAAGTCCTACAGTCCCGCCCGTACCGACCACCACTGGCAGCGACGCCTCGCGCAAGTAGATGAATCCCGTTCAGATACCTGCTTCAGCGGACGCGGATTCTTCGGTGTAGATAGAAGCGGGGCGCCTATGACGGGCCCCGCTCCTGCACTACTTTCGCCAGAACACACCACATTGATCGATCGTGACGATCTCCGAGGAGATCCCGTGCTTGCCACGGTAGTCCGCGACGGCTTGGCGACAGCCGGCAAGGTTGTAGTCGTCGATGATGCAGAAACCGCCTGGTGACAATCGCGGGTACAAGGCGTCGAGCGCTTGAATCGTCGATTCGTACAGATCGCCGTCGAGCCTCAGCACGGCGATCTGGTCGATCGGCGCACCCTGCAACGTGTCCTTGAACCAGCCCGGAAGGAAGCGGACCTGATCATCCAGCAGGTTGTAGCGTTCGAAATTTCTTCTGACTTCAGCTTCCGACACCGCGAGGACGGGCGCAGCGTGATGCAGGCCGAGCGAGAAGCGCGGAAGCTTGTCCGCTTCGTAGTTCGCGGTGTCCGGCGGCGGCACACCTTCGAATGAATCGGCCAGCCAGACGCGCCGGGTCTTGTCCCCGTAGGCCGCTAGAACGGCTCGCATGAGAATCGACGCGCCGCCCCGCCATACACCGCATTCGACGAGATCACCCGGGACGCCCTCGGTCAACACAGTCTCAACGCAATGCTGCAGACTCGTGAGTCGCTTCATTCCGATCATGGTCTCGGCGTCGGCCGGCCAATCCATGCCCAAGTCGCGTGCGTGCTGATCGAATGGGCGCTTGCGCACCAGCATCCAGCTGCGGTTCTTGAGGAACGGAAGCCACGTCAACCACCCCACGCTGGCGCGCATCCGCAGCGGCCACCCCACGGGCACGAGTTGGTCCATGCCATACCTGGTGAGGTCGCGCCGGATCTGATCCAGGTAGAGAGATCGGACGTCGCTATCGGTCACGGTCAAAACCGCCCCCTGTCTCGCATGCCAGTAAGTATCCGGTGGTGAGCCTAGACGCCCACCGACGGCCTCAATGCCGTTTAGAGTTTTCCAGCTCGGGTTTGCCACAGTTCGGTCAGTCGTCCCGGCGGCCCCGGCCGTTAGCGGACTTTTCCTCAGCGGCGCCCCGCTTGCTGGTACCCCCGATCCGGGCCGGGCGCGTGCATAGATTAGCGCAGACCTTGCTTGCGCCCGGCCAACGGACCTGTCGCGGAGCCCGCTGACCGACCCGGGGAACCGCAAGCTTGGGAGCCGTCGGGTAGCGCGGACAGCCTGCCTCCTCGGTCAAGTTGGGGGGCCGTGAAAGGGGCGTTAACGTCGGGACGAGACGTCCGACGCGGCGGAATCGCCTGCCGCGGAACGCACTTCGGGCTGTTCGCCAATCCATTCGACCAGGGCGCGCAGGCCGTCGTCGAGCGCCCACTTGGGCCGCCAATCGAGTTCGTTGCTCGCCGGCTCGATGCTGCAGCTTGCCGCACGTATGTCGCCGTCGCGGAATTTCGGCACGACGATCGGCTCGGGGGCATCGAAGATCGCGGCGATCTTGCGCGCCAGTTCATGGATGGTTATGCCACTGCCCGAGCCGATGTCGACGCAGCGCGATTCAGCCGCAGGTCTTTGCACTGCCGCGAACAGCGCGTCGACGACATCGTCGATGTAGACCAGGTCGCGCACGATCCGGCCGTCTTCGTACACTTCAGACGGCCGCTTCTCGCGGGACAACCGCGCGAAGAACGGGACCACTCCCGTATACGGATTGTTCAGCGATTGGCCCGGCCCGTAGGCGTTTTGGAGCCGCAACACGCTCAATTTCGTGTCGTGCGCGGCGGTCCAGGCGGCCAACAGGTGTTCTTGGGCGAGCTTGGTGGCGCCGTAAATGTTGGTCGGCCGAGGTTCGGTTTCACCCGCACGGTTCGGAATGGGCACCGCGGCTTCGCCCGTGGGTCCCACGGGGTCCCAGGCGCCGGCGAGAAGCTGCGCGTGGCTTCGGGGTCGCGGATAGAAAATGTGGGTGCCGGATCGCCACGCACCCTCGCCGTAGACGGCCCTCGACGACGCCAACACGAGCTGATCGGGCACCAGCTCGAAGCGGCTCAACGCGTCAAGGAGCTGCGTCGTGCCCACGACGTTCACCGAGCCGTGGCGGGTCGCCTGGGACAGCGACTGCGCGGTTCCCGTCTCGGCCGCCAAATGGACGATTTGGGAGGGGCGGAACAATCTCAGCACTGCATCAAAGTCTGGTGCATGGGTGACGTCACCGGTGAAAAGCCGCACGGACGGCGCCAGCTTCAGGGTTGGACGGTCACCGTGCACCTGAGGAAGCAGGACATCCATTACGGCGACGTCGTAACCGGCCTCGACGAGACGGCGCGAAAGCAGGGTACCGATGAACCCTGCCCCGCCAGTGATGAGCACGGACGCTGACAAGGGCCGGAGCCTCCTGTTCGAGTGCAGAGGAAATTGGGTGAGCGGAACGCGTTGCCGGAGTGGAAACCGGGTCGATCATATCGGTGAGTTCGGCAGCGTCAGCCCGAGTGAGGGATAAAGCCCGGCGATCGTGCGCTGACACCGACCGCCGGCCATCACACCAGATGGACCTTCGGCGAATACAGGATCCACCGTCCACCGTTCTCATGGAACCGACGCTCCTTCGCCATGATCTCCTCGGCGTGGTTCCAGGCGAACAGCAAAGCGTAGTCAGGGTAGGGATCGGAGAACGACTCGGGCGGGCAGACCGGAATTCTGGTGCCCGGTGTGACGCGACCTTGCTTCTCGGGGGTCGAATCACAGACGATGGGGAGCAACTCGGGGCCGATACCGCAATAGTTCATCACGGTGGCGCTTCTCGACGTGGCCCCATATCCGACAACACGGCGGCCGGCGGCACGTAAGTCCCGGAGGAGCGTGACGAGGTCCGTCCGGATGCCCTCGACCGCGGCGGCGAACTCGGCGAACGTCGCTTCCTCGGCAAGGCCCTCGGCTTCCTCGCGCGCCAAGAATTCCGCCACGGATGCGGAAGGCTTCGAGGTGCCAGGTCGTGCCGCCGTATAGCGGATGGAACCCCCGTGTAACGGAAGGTGTTCGACATCGATCAGCTCGAAGCCGAAACGAGCCGCCATCGCCTGCACCGACCGAACCGAGAACAGATAGATGTGCTCGTCGTAGATTTGGTCGAAGTAGACGCACCTGACGATGTCGCCGAGATAGCGATCCTCGAACACGAACAGCCCGTCCGGTGCGAGCAAGATGTCGACCCCGAGGAAGATCGACTCGAGGTAGGAGATGTGGCTGATCGCGTTCGCCGAGTAGATCAGTTGTGCGGGCCCGTACTCGTCGCGGATCTTGGTCGCCGTCGATGCGTTGAAAAAGTCCTTCCATACATTGACGCCGTTGGTCTGCGCCACGTCTGCAGCGACCGCGGCCGGATCCACTCCGAGATGTCGCATCCCGGCCTCGCTGAGCGTCTTCAGCATGACGCCGTCGTTGCTGCCGATTTCGACGACGAACCCATCGCGACCGCCCGGGCAGGTCTGCATGATCCGCCGTGCCACGTCCTGGCCATGTTTGCGGATCAGTGAGGAACCGGACGCGCGGTAAGGATATTCCGCGTGAAACATCTGGTGCGGGGGAAACTCGTCAAGCTGCTGCACCATGGTGCACGACCCGCAGAGTCCAATCGCAAGCCGAAAAAACGGCACCTTGGTCGCCTTCTCGGGCCTCACGAAGGCGTTCGAGACGGGCTGCGGA includes:
- a CDS encoding NAD-dependent epimerase/dehydratase family protein, which produces MLITGGAGFIGTLLSRRLVEAGYDVAVMDVLLPQVHGDRPTLKLAPSVRLFTGDVTHAPDFDAVLRLFRPSQIVHLAAETGTAQSLSQATRHGSVNVVGTTQLLDALSRFELVPDQLVLASSRAVYGEGAWRSGTHIFYPRPRSHAQLLAGAWDPVGPTGEAAVPIPNRAGETEPRPTNIYGATKLAQEHLLAAWTAAHDTKLSVLRLQNAYGPGQSLNNPYTGVVPFFARLSREKRPSEVYEDGRIVRDLVYIDDVVDALFAAVQRPAAESRCVDIGSGSGITIHELARKIAAIFDAPEPIVVPKFRDGDIRAASCSIEPASNELDWRPKWALDDGLRALVEWIGEQPEVRSAAGDSAASDVSSRR
- a CDS encoding GMC oxidoreductase; protein product: MADGELTAREAERGVWDVIVVGTGMGGGTLGYSLARSGRRVLFVEKGRSTLPGAPGTIRASMPEVAERVACRSAETYYAALTRSGRSTDEVEDISARSPRRFVPFLGSGTGGSSSLYGMVCERFFARDFAPRQHFRNPGDSTVPEAWPVTYDEMRPWYAAAEKLLGVRGEPDPLRPEAADAGLPAAPPFSAENQPLVDYLAGRGLHPYHLPMACDYTEECSTCQSYLCSQSCKNDAGRNCVLPAVTDHGAHLLPECRVVRLEADRTKVTQVICESPSGTLALKAEVVVLAAGALVTPVLLLNSRSADWPRGLANGSDLVGRNLMRHLVDMVEIWPQPDVRMMGANKEIGLNDFYFWEGQKYGTVQSFGSMPPLEIMTSTPGWRARALRLMNPVVRRGYERFFNGGLVLAAIMEDLPYLDNRVLQSDRPDVDGRQRLRLQYRLHPNEIDRRAVFLRQLKEVLEPFRKITLRGAEDNKAVAHVCGTCRFGDDPASSVLDRHNRAHEVENLYVVDSSFFPSSAGLNPSLTIAANALRVAAHVDQAHFAT
- a CDS encoding methyltransferase domain-containing protein gives rise to the protein MTEQSCRLCKGVVREVLDLGPQPVSNAFVRPEKATKVPFFRLAIGLCGSCTMVQQLDEFPPHQMFHAEYPYRASGSSLIRKHGQDVARRIMQTCPGGRDGFVVEIGSNDGVMLKTLSEAGMRHLGVDPAAVAADVAQTNGVNVWKDFFNASTATKIRDEYGPAQLIYSANAISHISYLESIFLGVDILLAPDGLFVFEDRYLGDIVRCVYFDQIYDEHIYLFSVRSVQAMAARFGFELIDVEHLPLHGGSIRYTAARPGTSKPSASVAEFLAREEAEGLAEEATFAEFAAAVEGIRTDLVTLLRDLRAAGRRVVGYGATSRSATVMNYCGIGPELLPIVCDSTPEKQGRVTPGTRIPVCPPESFSDPYPDYALLFAWNHAEEIMAKERRFHENGGRWILYSPKVHLV
- a CDS encoding class I SAM-dependent methyltransferase, producing MTSLTSKPKVRWTPRTLTILFFCWLGAMRPSVARHYITDAVRYRLVKRGVPSRTAKHIAAVTAEFEEKAAQGQFQERWFDMNIVPWCVTFPKVFDRADPVRILEIGSWEGRSSLFFLTYFSRGTLTAVDTWAGSDEWHYNATPDLRDLEARFDSNVSSGATRVTKRKGSSLNMLPQLLAEKQEFDVIYVDGSHFSDDAIVDCLNSWRLLKQGGVIIFDDVMWPAYPRARANTAWAINQFLKYHAGEYKVLHAQYQILLQKKHAFVDEIADWVSKPPVPAAISDPSNNGRSREQTHQHQLG
- a CDS encoding acyltransferase family protein encodes the protein MKLSQVFDPRMNALNVWRLVMASAVVLQHSWPLTGHTAPGLHGLYDVAVDGFFVLSGFLITASWHRNPRPREYFAARALRIFPGLWVCLIVVAFVIAPIGVAIQGGSPKKLLMSAAPIEYVLNNAVLNVYHGSIAGTPNGVPWPHVWDGTLWTLIFELFCYIGVAGAGVVGLLGRRWAVPLAFVLAVSLAAVVSYPGFAVQTIPQMIGRFAVMFLAGMLIHQFREVLPARWSLVIVCLVIAIGSALLSTNYRVIGAIPLAYGVIVSGALIHNPRLRLRTDLSYGIYIYGWPVQQFLVMCGLSFLNPFVFFAVAGAATLPLAALSWFGVEKRAMALKSRFTRKRHGLPAATVQQEATSG
- a CDS encoding glycosyltransferase, coding for MRFVLASYGTRGDIEPSLVVARELARRGHDVRMAVPPDSVGFVEAAGVSAVAYGLDTRTWVDVYRNFWTSFFGAFWKIRDLRKLWHEMWELSDESWTQMSKTLTSVADGADLLFVGLSYQEAAVNVAEYLNIPLATLHHVPVRANSQLLPILPAPLSRLAMTAFDWLGWLLNRKVERAQRRELGLPKANSPAARRFARSGALEIQAYDEACFPGLAAEWAKWDGQRPFVGALTMAMTTEADGEVASWIAAGTPPICFGFGSMPVESPADAIEMISSACAELGERALICAGWSDFSDVPHGDHVKVVGAVNYAAVFPACRAVVHHGGSGTTAASMRAGVPTLILSMDVNQMLWGARVKRLKVGTSRRFSNTTRESLVADLRRILDPEYATRARELAGRMTTPADSVAKAADLVEDYARSRHRA
- a CDS encoding TylF/MycF/NovP-related O-methyltransferase — encoded protein: MTDSDVRSLYLDQIRRDLTRYGMDQLVPVGWPLRMRASVGWLTWLPFLKNRSWMLVRKRPFDQHARDLGMDWPADAETMIGMKRLTSLQHCVETVLTEGVPGDLVECGVWRGGASILMRAVLAAYGDKTRRVWLADSFEGVPPPDTANYEADKLPRFSLGLHHAAPVLAVSEAEVRRNFERYNLLDDQVRFLPGWFKDTLQGAPIDQIAVLRLDGDLYESTIQALDALYPRLSPGGFCIIDDYNLAGCRQAVADYRGKHGISSEIVTIDQCGVFWRK